One Pullulanibacillus sp. KACC 23026 DNA segment encodes these proteins:
- a CDS encoding DUF2614 family zinc ribbon-containing protein gives MFKRQSKINKFRSFALILVFFGIAIMYLALYFRSHYLIMTIFMLLGFIAVLVSSTVYLWVGIISTRTVQVTCPSCGKATKILGRVDLCMFCNEPLTTDKELEGKPFDSKYNKKLPH, from the coding sequence ATGTTTAAACGACAAAGTAAAATCAATAAATTCCGATCATTTGCTCTTATTCTGGTTTTCTTTGGTATCGCGATTATGTATCTGGCTCTCTATTTCCGGTCTCATTATCTCATTATGACGATCTTCATGTTGTTAGGTTTTATTGCTGTTTTGGTGAGCTCAACTGTCTATCTATGGGTAGGAATTATTTCAACGCGAACGGTACAAGTGACTTGTCCAAGTTGCGGGAAGGCAACGAAGATCTTAGGGCGCGTCGATCTTTGTATGTTCTGCAATGAGCCCCTCACAACAGATAAAGAATTAGAAGGAAAGCCGTTTGATTCAAAATACAATAAAAAACTGCCTCACTAA
- a CDS encoding DUF402 domain-containing protein, whose product MRFPKAGTIIEIQSYKHDGSLHRIWEETLVLSGSKETIIGGNNQTIVTESDGRKWQTKEPAIIYFSTSDWFNIICMIRPDGTHYYCNLGSPVTWDEEALKYIDYDLDIKVFPNGTYKLLDEDEYSLHRVKMNYPNKLDRILRRHVDELINWIEHKKGPFNPNFVNKWYDVYKSYM is encoded by the coding sequence ATGCGTTTTCCCAAGGCAGGTACAATAATTGAGATTCAGAGCTACAAACATGATGGGTCCCTTCATCGGATATGGGAAGAAACACTCGTTTTATCGGGATCAAAGGAAACTATTATAGGCGGGAATAATCAAACTATTGTAACCGAATCGGATGGTCGTAAGTGGCAGACCAAAGAACCTGCCATCATTTATTTCAGTACGAGTGATTGGTTCAATATTATCTGTATGATTCGTCCAGATGGCACCCATTATTATTGCAACTTAGGCTCTCCCGTCACATGGGATGAGGAAGCCTTGAAATATATTGATTATGATCTTGATATTAAAGTCTTTCCTAACGGGACCTACAAACTTTTGGATGAAGATGAATACTCCCTTCATCGTGTCAAAATGAATTATCCGAATAAACTCGACCGTATATTGCGCCGTCATGTGGATGAACTCATTAATTGGATTGAGCATAAAAAAGGCCCTTTTAATCCGAACTTCGTGAATAAATGGTATGACGTTTATAAATCTTATATGTAG
- the bcp gene encoding thioredoxin-dependent thiol peroxidase, whose amino-acid sequence MLEAGQKAPDFSLQATNGDMLTMDEFKGKNVVLYFYPKDMTPGCTTEACDFRDHHAGFAEINTVVLGVSADPVSDHEKFTEKHALPFPLLADVDHKLCEAYGVWQEKTNFGKKYMGIVRATFVIDKEGVIRKVWPKVKVEGHVQEVYNYIKENLEG is encoded by the coding sequence ATGCTAGAAGCAGGTCAAAAGGCACCTGATTTTTCGTTGCAAGCCACAAATGGCGACATGTTAACAATGGATGAGTTCAAAGGCAAAAATGTGGTCCTCTATTTTTATCCAAAAGATATGACACCGGGTTGTACCACTGAGGCTTGTGATTTCCGGGACCATCATGCCGGTTTTGCTGAAATAAACACGGTCGTATTAGGAGTAAGCGCCGACCCAGTCAGTGATCATGAAAAATTCACGGAGAAGCATGCTCTTCCATTCCCACTATTGGCAGACGTTGATCACAAGCTTTGTGAAGCATATGGCGTCTGGCAAGAAAAAACTAATTTTGGCAAGAAGTATATGGGGATTGTCAGGGCCACTTTTGTAATTGATAAGGAAGGCGTCATTCGAAAGGTCTGGCCGAAAGTAAAAGTGGAAGGGCATGTCCAAGAGGTCTACAATTATATTAAAGAAAACCTTGAGGGGTAA
- a CDS encoding gamma-type small acid-soluble spore protein, which yields MAKKTKAGTNVEEVKRQNQQSASGSSSSEFGAEFGSETNAQEVRKQNNKSQKNKGM from the coding sequence ATGGCTAAGAAAACAAAAGCAGGCACTAATGTTGAAGAAGTAAAGCGTCAAAACCAACAATCTGCTAGCGGTTCTTCTAGCAGCGAATTTGGTGCCGAATTTGGAAGTGAAACGAACGCTCAAGAAGTTCGTAAGCAAAACAATAAATCCCAAAAAAATAAAGGGATGTAA
- a CDS encoding cob(I)yrinic acid a,c-diamide adenosyltransferase codes for MRIYTRSGDKGTTSLVYGKRVKKDDTRVEAYGTCDEANSMIGFALSQLLEIDFKEKEAIMKIFHKIQTALFHVGAELSTPKEKDVKWKVAQEWVDELEKIIDEWDAELDPLRQFILPGGHPAASALHVARTIVRRAERVAVKLDDEVNPLALSYLNRLSDFLFVSGRYVNHILGIKESVLHEES; via the coding sequence ATGCGAATTTATACGCGTTCAGGTGATAAAGGGACCACATCCTTGGTTTATGGGAAACGGGTCAAAAAAGATGATACAAGAGTTGAGGCCTATGGAACTTGCGATGAGGCCAATTCAATGATTGGCTTTGCCTTGAGCCAGCTCCTAGAGATCGATTTTAAGGAGAAAGAGGCCATCATGAAGATTTTTCATAAAATACAGACGGCTTTATTTCATGTTGGAGCAGAACTCTCGACCCCGAAGGAAAAAGACGTAAAGTGGAAGGTTGCGCAGGAATGGGTGGATGAACTTGAGAAAATCATTGATGAATGGGATGCGGAGCTTGATCCTTTGAGACAATTTATTCTTCCCGGAGGTCATCCGGCTGCGAGTGCACTGCATGTTGCTCGGACAATCGTGAGACGTGCTGAGCGAGTAGCGGTTAAGCTAGACGATGAGGTTAATCCGCTGGCGCTGTCCTATCTCAATCGCCTTTCCGACTTTCTTTTCGTATCAGGACGCTATGTAAATCATATATTAGGAATAAAAGAATCCGTTTTACATGAAGAGAGTTAA
- a CDS encoding glutamate-1-semialdehyde 2,1-aminomutase, translating to MNNRTQSQTLYEKAQEVIVGGVNSPSRSFKAVGGGAPVFMERGQGAYFWDVDGNRYIDYLAAYGPIITGHAHPHITDAIARAAANGVLYGTPTQLEIQFATMLQEAMPSLEKVRFVNSGTEAVMTTIRVARAYTGRDKILKFAGCYHGHSDLVLVAAGSGPSTLGTPDSAGVTQAIAKEVITVPFNDPDALKEAFDKWGHELAAVLVEPIVGNFGIVTPEPGYLETINEVAHAHGTLVIYDEVITAFRFMYGGAQNLLGVEPDMTAMGKIIGGGLPIGAYGGKVSIMEKVAPLGPAYQAGTMAGNPASMSAGIACLEVLKEPGVYEELDRLGERLESGIHAINKEFGLPIVINRLKGALTLYFSDHPIINYEDAKATDGERFGRFFKAMLDEGVNLAPSKYEAWFLTTAHTDADVDQTLEAVRKSFAKL from the coding sequence TTGAATAACAGAACACAATCACAGACTTTATATGAAAAAGCACAAGAGGTCATCGTCGGAGGGGTGAACAGCCCTTCCCGTTCTTTTAAAGCAGTAGGCGGAGGCGCACCTGTTTTTATGGAACGCGGCCAAGGAGCCTACTTTTGGGATGTTGACGGAAATCGATATATTGATTATCTGGCTGCGTATGGCCCGATCATTACCGGACATGCCCATCCCCACATAACCGACGCAATTGCACGTGCTGCTGCGAACGGTGTCTTATATGGAACACCCACACAGCTTGAAATTCAATTTGCCACGATGCTCCAAGAGGCGATGCCATCACTGGAAAAGGTCCGTTTTGTAAACTCTGGTACTGAGGCAGTCATGACGACCATTCGTGTTGCCAGAGCTTATACAGGACGAGATAAAATATTAAAATTTGCTGGCTGTTATCACGGACACTCTGACCTTGTCCTCGTTGCAGCAGGTTCAGGCCCTTCCACACTAGGAACACCGGACTCTGCTGGTGTCACACAAGCTATTGCGAAGGAAGTCATTACGGTTCCATTCAATGACCCTGATGCATTGAAGGAAGCCTTTGATAAATGGGGACATGAGCTCGCTGCCGTTCTTGTTGAGCCGATTGTTGGAAATTTTGGCATCGTCACTCCTGAGCCGGGCTATCTTGAAACCATTAATGAAGTCGCTCACGCACATGGCACACTTGTTATATATGATGAAGTGATCACCGCTTTTCGTTTTATGTATGGCGGCGCCCAAAATCTCCTTGGCGTTGAACCTGATATGACGGCAATGGGTAAGATTATTGGTGGGGGTCTGCCAATCGGTGCCTACGGTGGAAAAGTCTCTATTATGGAAAAAGTAGCTCCGCTTGGCCCTGCCTATCAAGCGGGAACAATGGCAGGAAATCCGGCTTCCATGTCAGCTGGAATAGCTTGTCTTGAAGTGTTAAAAGAGCCTGGCGTTTACGAGGAGCTTGACCGGTTAGGTGAGCGTTTGGAATCTGGAATCCATGCGATTAACAAAGAGTTTGGATTACCCATCGTCATTAATCGACTTAAAGGTGCACTGACACTTTATTTTTCAGATCATCCAATCATCAATTATGAAGATGCCAAAGCAACAGACGGGGAAAGGTTTGGCCGATTCTTCAAAGCCATGCTCGATGAAGGCGTGAATCTGGCCCCTTCCAAATACGAAGCCTGGTTCCTAACTACTGCCCATACTGACGCAGACGTCGATCAAACACTCGAAGCTGTCAGAAAGAGTTTCGCGAAGCTCTAA
- a CDS encoding zinc-binding dehydrogenase, producing MKAIVHYGKTGYEGLAYTDYPEPVLKAQEVKIRLKTAGLNHRDLFVLVRHQPDAPPIVIGSDGAGIIEEIGEGVTSFQKGDEVVVIPSLGWEKNTPAPPEGFEILGLPDDGTFAEFIVLPELNVAKKPAHLSWEEAGVLSLGAVTAYRALFTKGQIQEGDTVFIPGIGSGVAILLLKMAKAVGARVIVTSRYETKRQKALELGADLVLSSQEDWVEALKNETIDLVIDSVGAATFQKSLNVLKKGGRIVIFGASAGDSVDFNLRDFFYGQYQLLGSTMGSIEEFHDMLEFISKHDIAPMVDTTYPLEACVEAMRRLEEGEQFGKIAFTVS from the coding sequence ATGAAAGCGATAGTCCATTATGGAAAGACTGGTTATGAGGGGTTAGCTTATACCGATTATCCAGAGCCAGTGTTGAAAGCACAAGAGGTTAAAATTCGGCTGAAGACGGCAGGGCTCAATCATCGAGATCTATTTGTGCTGGTCCGCCACCAACCGGATGCACCACCGATTGTCATTGGATCTGATGGTGCTGGAATAATAGAAGAGATTGGTGAAGGTGTCACCTCCTTCCAAAAAGGAGATGAGGTCGTCGTCATTCCAAGTCTTGGCTGGGAGAAAAATACACCTGCGCCCCCAGAAGGGTTTGAAATTCTCGGACTGCCTGACGACGGAACCTTTGCGGAGTTTATCGTACTTCCAGAATTAAATGTCGCGAAGAAACCTGCTCACCTTTCATGGGAAGAGGCGGGGGTATTATCTCTTGGTGCCGTCACTGCCTACAGAGCACTTTTTACAAAAGGGCAGATTCAAGAAGGGGATACCGTGTTCATTCCTGGAATCGGGAGCGGTGTAGCGATTCTTTTACTTAAAATGGCAAAGGCAGTGGGGGCTCGTGTGATCGTGACCTCAAGATATGAAACGAAAAGACAAAAGGCTCTTGAGCTCGGCGCTGACCTCGTTCTATCTTCACAAGAGGATTGGGTGGAAGCACTGAAAAACGAAACCATTGACCTCGTTATTGACAGTGTTGGAGCAGCTACCTTTCAAAAATCCTTAAATGTCTTGAAAAAAGGAGGTCGAATCGTTATTTTTGGTGCCTCTGCTGGAGATTCAGTCGATTTTAATCTCCGAGACTTTTTCTACGGGCAATATCAGCTTCTTGGCAGTACAATGGGGAGCATCGAAGAATTCCATGACATGCTGGAATTTATCTCAAAGCATGATATCGCACCAATGGTAGACACGACCTATCCGCTTGAAGCCTGTGTAGAAGCAATGAGGCGTCTTGAAGAAGGCGAACAGTTTGGCAAGATTGCTTTTACTGTATCTTGA
- a CDS encoding aromatic acid exporter family protein, producing MKLGARVLKTGLAITLSMYIAILIGFKSPSGAAVAATFAIQPSVYRSWQSIVENVQGNVIGAIVAILMLMLLGTNPILIGLAVIIVIALHLKLRIQDTIPLSIVTIILMMSGVPAGEGVLTYALSRLSLILIGVFSAFIVNLVFLPPNYDKRLYELIFEQTNELFNWIRLTLQHTPDRTSLKNELKQFQDNRYKIAEYFLWYKEERTYFKKVRYARYRKGVIFRQMMMTTNKLNDVLRLMSEYENLPQSLPDDLKADIKERIEGLMMLHEGILLRYNRKIRKEPHEKIIENSHLHKAKLAKSFFDYYEAKKDNESLQLFPLIATLVEYGQCLEHLDRLVDSFQTFHVKENKKEE from the coding sequence ATGAAGCTTGGTGCGCGTGTCTTAAAGACAGGGTTAGCCATCACTCTTTCGATGTATATCGCAATTTTGATAGGTTTTAAATCGCCATCAGGTGCAGCAGTTGCTGCCACCTTTGCCATTCAGCCTTCTGTCTATCGCTCTTGGCAATCGATCGTTGAAAATGTCCAGGGCAATGTAATTGGGGCGATAGTCGCCATATTAATGTTAATGCTGCTTGGAACGAACCCGATCCTAATCGGTCTTGCCGTTATAATTGTTATCGCGCTTCACCTTAAACTTAGAATTCAAGATACCATTCCTTTAAGCATTGTTACGATCATCTTAATGATGAGTGGTGTTCCGGCAGGTGAAGGGGTTCTGACTTATGCGCTCAGCCGCCTCTCCCTTATACTAATCGGGGTATTTTCTGCTTTTATTGTCAATCTGGTATTTTTACCTCCCAATTATGATAAGCGGTTGTACGAATTAATTTTCGAGCAAACGAATGAGTTATTTAATTGGATCCGTCTTACGCTGCAGCATACACCCGACCGGACTAGTCTAAAAAATGAACTCAAACAATTTCAAGATAATCGATATAAGATTGCAGAGTATTTTCTATGGTATAAAGAAGAACGCACTTATTTTAAAAAGGTTCGTTATGCTAGGTATCGAAAAGGGGTTATCTTCAGGCAAATGATGATGACAACTAACAAACTAAATGACGTTCTCCGATTAATGAGCGAATACGAAAACCTTCCTCAATCTTTGCCGGATGATTTAAAGGCAGATATTAAGGAGCGGATTGAGGGATTAATGATGTTGCATGAGGGAATCCTGCTTCGTTACAACCGAAAAATCCGCAAAGAGCCGCATGAAAAAATAATAGAAAACTCACATCTGCATAAGGCGAAGCTTGCCAAAAGCTTCTTCGACTATTATGAAGCCAAAAAGGATAATGAATCCCTTCAGCTTTTTCCTCTTATAGCAACGCTTGTTGAATATGGTCAATGCTTGGAGCATCTCGATCGCCTTGTAGATAGCTTTCAAACGTTCCATGTTAAAGAAAACAAAAAAGAAGAATAG
- a CDS encoding CoA pyrophosphatase has product MVDIHALKSALTSHFTGGIMDEEKALRAAICLPLFKLENDWHLLFEVRAFHLKSQPGDICFPGGKIDPDDSTPLHTAVRETSEELGILKESIEIIGALDRYVPSSQFIIYPFVGLLKDLHFNINKEEVDHTFTIPLKWLLSHQPEKHRVNMDPKPGEDFPYERIAQGRDYKWRRRTMVELFYHYEDHSVWGMTAKILTHFLEVIKKEHIL; this is encoded by the coding sequence TTGGTAGACATTCATGCCCTAAAATCGGCATTAACCTCCCATTTTACTGGGGGTATCATGGACGAGGAGAAAGCCTTAAGAGCGGCCATCTGTCTGCCGCTTTTCAAACTAGAAAATGACTGGCATCTTCTTTTTGAAGTAAGAGCCTTTCATTTGAAGAGCCAACCGGGTGATATTTGCTTTCCAGGCGGTAAGATCGATCCAGATGACTCCACACCTCTGCATACTGCTGTCAGAGAAACATCAGAAGAGTTGGGTATTCTAAAAGAATCGATTGAAATCATCGGGGCGCTTGACCGCTACGTTCCCTCTTCGCAGTTTATTATTTATCCTTTTGTAGGGCTTTTAAAAGATCTTCATTTTAATATTAATAAAGAAGAAGTCGATCATACCTTTACAATCCCGCTTAAGTGGCTTCTCTCCCATCAGCCCGAAAAGCATCGTGTGAATATGGATCCGAAGCCGGGCGAGGACTTCCCTTATGAGCGAATCGCACAGGGACGAGATTATAAATGGCGAAGAAGAACGATGGTAGAACTCTTCTATCACTATGAGGATCACAGCGTTTGGGGAATGACAGCTAAGATCTTAACGCATTTCTTGGAAGTTATTAAGAAAGAACACATCCTCTAA
- the perR gene encoding peroxide-responsive transcriptional repressor PerR yields MTDGKIKEAISTLKDSGVRITPQRHAILEYLIVTMTHPTADEIYKALENKFPNMSVATVYNNLRVFKKAGLVKELTYGDSSSRFDFATSDHYHVICESCGKIVDFFYPGLDEVEALAEHVTGYTVKKHRMEVYGTCSDCQKTLHGIKN; encoded by the coding sequence ATGACGGATGGGAAAATTAAAGAAGCCATTAGTACGTTAAAGGACTCTGGCGTAAGGATTACACCACAACGTCATGCAATCTTGGAGTACCTCATCGTTACTATGACGCATCCAACGGCAGATGAAATTTATAAAGCCCTTGAGAATAAGTTTCCAAATATGAGCGTCGCGACGGTTTATAATAATTTACGCGTGTTCAAGAAGGCAGGCTTAGTTAAAGAATTAACGTACGGGGATTCCTCAAGCCGTTTTGACTTTGCAACATCTGATCACTACCATGTCATCTGTGAATCTTGCGGGAAGATCGTGGACTTCTTTTATCCAGGTCTTGATGAGGTTGAAGCACTAGCTGAACATGTGACAGGCTATACGGTTAAAAAGCACCGCATGGAAGTTTACGGAACCTGCAGTGACTGCCAAAAGACATTACATGGCATTAAAAATTAA
- a CDS encoding ABC transporter ATP-binding protein: MESIKRYLQFVYPYMKQIIITILIGIIKFAIPLALPLILKYVIDDVINEPLPSSEKLHRLFYVIGVAFFVFVILRPPVEYYRQYYAQWVGNKVLYDLRDRLFDHIQRLSLRFYANNKAGEIISRIINDVEQTKDFVMTGMMNIWLDMVTILIALCLMFSMNFWLTVVSILMFPFYGISVKIFYTRLRMLTRKRSQALAEVQGHLHERVQGMNVIKSFALEDYEQEQFRKRNRNFLNRALDHTSWNARTFAVMNTVTDIAPLLVIALGAFQVIHHMTQIGTVVAFFTFLDRLYDPLRRVVSSSTTLTQAFASMDRVFELLDQKYDIVDEPEAPKVEAVDGLVEFKEVSFRYNEGDNLALNHLNLKVQPGETIALVGMSGGGKSTLVSLIPRFYDVTEGAILLDGKDIRTLRVRSLRDKIGMVLQDTVLFSDTVAANIRMGYPDASDEDVIAAAKQANAHDFIMNLPEGYQTQVGERGVKLSGGQKQRISIARVFLKNPPLLILDEATSALDLESEHLIQEAMEELAKDRTTFIVAHRLSTITHADRIVVIEHGQIVEIGNHAELMKKQGNYYQLFQVQQLE, translated from the coding sequence CTGGAAAGTATTAAAAGGTATCTTCAGTTTGTTTATCCTTATATGAAACAAATTATTATTACGATATTAATTGGAATTATAAAATTTGCTATTCCCTTGGCGCTGCCGCTTATTCTTAAATATGTGATTGATGATGTGATTAATGAACCTCTTCCTTCATCTGAAAAGCTGCACCGGCTTTTCTACGTGATTGGAGTGGCTTTTTTTGTGTTCGTCATTTTACGCCCGCCTGTCGAATACTACCGTCAGTATTATGCTCAGTGGGTAGGGAATAAGGTATTGTATGATTTGCGTGATCGTCTCTTCGATCATATTCAGCGACTCAGCCTCCGGTTCTATGCCAATAATAAGGCGGGTGAGATCATTTCTCGTATTATTAATGATGTTGAGCAAACCAAGGATTTTGTCATGACTGGTATGATGAATATTTGGCTCGACATGGTGACGATTCTGATTGCACTTTGTCTCATGTTTTCCATGAATTTCTGGCTGACGGTTGTGTCGATCTTGATGTTCCCGTTTTACGGAATTTCTGTAAAAATATTTTATACAAGGCTTCGCATGCTGACTCGAAAACGGTCGCAGGCACTGGCAGAGGTTCAAGGGCATCTTCATGAACGTGTTCAAGGAATGAATGTGATTAAAAGCTTTGCTCTTGAAGATTATGAGCAAGAACAGTTCCGTAAGCGCAATAGGAACTTCTTAAATCGGGCTTTGGATCACACTTCTTGGAACGCAAGAACCTTTGCTGTGATGAATACAGTAACGGATATTGCGCCGTTATTAGTGATTGCGCTTGGAGCTTTTCAGGTTATTCATCACATGACTCAAATTGGGACAGTTGTCGCTTTCTTTACTTTTCTAGACCGCTTATATGACCCGCTGCGCAGAGTGGTCAGCTCATCGACTACGTTGACACAAGCCTTTGCTTCTATGGATCGTGTCTTTGAATTATTGGATCAGAAATATGATATTGTCGATGAACCCGAGGCACCAAAGGTTGAAGCGGTAGACGGGCTTGTGGAGTTCAAAGAGGTGAGCTTCCGTTACAATGAAGGGGACAACCTGGCCCTAAATCATTTAAACTTGAAAGTGCAGCCTGGAGAAACGATTGCACTTGTCGGGATGAGCGGTGGCGGGAAATCAACGCTTGTCAGTCTTATTCCGCGTTTTTATGATGTAACAGAAGGCGCTATTCTGTTAGACGGCAAGGATATTCGTACATTGCGTGTCCGCTCGCTTCGTGACAAAATTGGCATGGTGCTTCAGGATACCGTGCTGTTTTCTGATACGGTTGCAGCTAATATCCGCATGGGTTATCCTGATGCATCGGATGAAGACGTTATCGCTGCAGCCAAGCAGGCAAATGCCCATGATTTTATTATGAATTTGCCGGAGGGTTACCAGACACAGGTGGGGGAGCGAGGCGTGAAGCTCTCTGGCGGACAGAAGCAGAGGATTTCCATTGCCCGAGTCTTCTTGAAAAACCCGCCGCTGTTAATCTTGGATGAAGCCACCTCTGCTTTGGATTTGGAAAGTGAGCACTTGATTCAAGAAGCTATGGAGGAACTGGCCAAGGACCGAACCACATTTATTGTGGCACATCGTCTCTCAACCATTACTCATGCTGACCGAATCGTCGTTATTGAGCATGGACAAATAGTCGAAATCGGCAATCATGCGGAGCTTATGAAAAAACAAGGCAACTACTATCAGCTATTTCAAGTTCAACAACTGGAATAA
- a CDS encoding SOS response-associated peptidase yields MCGRFTLTIELDVLFERFEQAYSSQLSMSPSYNIAPTHSVLAVVRGEKGNKIGRLRWGLVPAWAKDPSIGAKMINARSETLHEKPSFKSLIHRQRCLVIADSFYEWQKTEKHKQPYRIQLKNGEPFSFAGLWSVWQSGHETLATCTIITAQANAFMSPLHDRMPVILSQKDEALWLDPNRPFQDVKGLLTSFPTKDMHMYPVSTKVNHTRFNDEELVRPIHI; encoded by the coding sequence ATGTGTGGGAGATTTACATTGACCATTGAATTGGACGTGTTATTTGAACGATTTGAACAAGCCTATTCGTCTCAACTTTCAATGAGTCCAAGCTATAATATTGCACCCACTCATTCTGTCTTGGCTGTTGTGCGCGGTGAAAAAGGGAATAAGATCGGTCGTTTAAGATGGGGGCTCGTGCCAGCTTGGGCAAAGGATCCAAGCATTGGGGCGAAGATGATCAATGCCCGTTCGGAAACTCTCCATGAAAAGCCAAGCTTTAAATCATTAATTCATCGGCAGCGCTGTTTGGTTATAGCGGACAGTTTCTATGAATGGCAGAAGACGGAGAAGCATAAGCAACCCTATCGGATTCAGTTGAAAAATGGGGAGCCCTTTAGTTTTGCGGGGCTTTGGTCTGTTTGGCAATCGGGCCATGAGACGCTTGCGACCTGTACAATTATTACTGCACAGGCAAATGCCTTTATGTCGCCATTACATGACAGAATGCCGGTTATCTTAAGCCAGAAGGATGAAGCTTTGTGGTTGGACCCGAATCGGCCGTTTCAGGATGTGAAAGGGCTTTTGACGTCTTTTCCTACAAAGGATATGCATATGTATCCCGTTTCAACAAAGGTCAATCATACGCGTTTCAATGATGAGGAGCTTGTGCGGCCGATACATATTTAA
- a CDS encoding D-2-hydroxyacid dehydrogenase, whose translation MKVVSTAKLKEELRQDLVTSFPDIDFLFYPAIADAEKTLPEADIFLTYGEDLKEEHLETMSKLKWIMVISAGLEKMPLQKIKEMGVFVTNARGIHRIPMAEYTFTTLLSVAKQTKVWFEHQKQSKWDRSVRMEELFRETITVIGPGAIGSEIARLAKAFGMKTIGVNRSGQSVEFIDDVYKMSDLNKACATSKYVISILPDTKETKGLLDSAFFCALRPDAVFVNIGRGKTVIQADLLKALQNDELGHAILDVFEEEPLPEDHPFWKMDNVTITPHFSSVTARYQPRALEIFKENMRIFLENGENYINLIDLDRGY comes from the coding sequence ATGAAAGTCGTATCAACAGCCAAGCTTAAGGAGGAACTTCGTCAGGACTTAGTCACATCATTTCCAGATATTGATTTTCTTTTTTATCCTGCGATCGCTGATGCGGAAAAAACACTGCCAGAAGCAGATATTTTTCTTACCTATGGAGAAGACCTCAAAGAAGAGCATCTGGAAACAATGTCTAAGCTGAAATGGATTATGGTGATTTCAGCTGGATTGGAAAAGATGCCTTTGCAGAAAATCAAGGAGATGGGGGTCTTTGTTACCAATGCACGAGGAATTCACCGCATTCCAATGGCCGAGTATACTTTTACAACGCTCTTGAGTGTGGCTAAACAAACCAAAGTCTGGTTCGAACACCAAAAGCAATCGAAGTGGGATCGCAGTGTCCGAATGGAGGAGCTGTTTAGGGAAACGATAACGGTGATTGGACCCGGAGCAATTGGCAGTGAGATTGCCCGCCTCGCCAAAGCTTTTGGAATGAAAACAATTGGTGTTAACCGAAGCGGTCAATCAGTGGAGTTTATCGATGACGTGTATAAAATGAGTGACCTGAACAAAGCCTGTGCAACTTCCAAATATGTCATCTCGATTTTACCGGATACAAAGGAAACAAAAGGTCTTTTAGATAGTGCGTTTTTCTGTGCATTGCGTCCTGATGCGGTCTTTGTTAATATCGGCCGGGGGAAAACCGTCATTCAAGCCGATCTTTTGAAGGCTCTTCAAAATGATGAATTGGGCCATGCTATTTTGGATGTCTTTGAAGAAGAGCCGTTACCGGAAGATCATCCTTTTTGGAAAATGGATAATGTGACAATTACACCGCATTTTTCATCCGTCACAGCGCGTTACCAACCAAGGGCGCTTGAAATATTTAAAGAGAATATGAGGATCTTCCTTGAAAATGGAGAAAACTATATAAATTTAATAGACCTGGATCGGGGGTATTAA